GTCAGCGTTAAGGGTTGTGTATAACGGTAAATCAGTCAGGCCAGAATTCCGGATCCATCACCTGTTCAAATGTCCAGGGGCACGTTGCCGGAAAAACTGAACGCCGGATATTGGTTTCACGTTCAGCCGAAATAATGGCCAGACGCCAGGCGCTTTCTGTAAGTCCCGGGAGACGATTTCTGAGGCTGGGGTTTTCCGCTAGTAATTCAGCAACCTGCAAACGCTGCTCCTCAATAGTCAGTTTCCAGCTCCGGCTCTGGCGCTCGGACTGATACTGCCACTTGAGCAGGTGCATGAACAACACCCTGAGGCGGGATTCCAGTTCACGACGTTCGCTTCTTCCCATCGCTTCAATTTCCTCCAGCAGATGCTGTGTGTCCAGCTCTGACAACTGACCGGAACGCAACAAATCGGCCTGCTCCTGAGTCCAGCCGTAGAAATCATTATCGTAAAGAGTTCCCATAGGAGCCTCCGGTTAGTAAAAGAAGTTATGGCATACTGTTACTACAGAGCATACCATAAACAAAACAGGGGCGTAAAAAGCAGCCCCGGGCGTTAAATATCAGAGCGCATATATGGCAGATTTACCCGTTCCATAGCCCCGCCCGACAAAGGGGATATCATCACCGAAGGGCTCACCCGCAGCATTACCTGCCGATGGCTGCGCGGTTTTAGCGGGTTGCGATTTAGCTGGCTGTCCACTGTATGCCGGCGCAGAGGGCTGCTGAGGCTCGCCCCATCCCCCGGTTTGTGATCGGGAGGATGTCTGCGAACGGCTACCCAGCATCTGCATGACGCCATTCACGGAAACCACCACCTCGGTGGTGTAACGATCCTGGCCATCCTGCCCCTGCCATTTACGGGTACGCAGCTGACCCTCGATATATACCTGAGAGCCCTTACGCAGATATTCCCCGGCGATTTCAGCAAGCTTTCCGAATATCACCACCCGGTGCCATTCAGTCACTTCTTTCATTTCACCGGACTGCTTATCGCGCCACTGCTCCGATGTTGCCAGTGATAATGTCGTTACCGCTCCGCCATTATTGGGCATATACCGAACTTCGGGGTCCTGACCGAGATTTCCAACCAGGATAACTTTGTTAATGCCACGTGAAGCCATGTTTTTCTCCTTATGTCCAGGGCTGGCAGCGCTGTGTCCAGCCACCGCATTCAAGCGCTTTCTCTGCCAGTTCAAAGGTATCGAAATATTCTTCCGATTCTCTGGAAACAGGACCCTGATGATTCATCGTGCCAATGTAATAGCCGGCATTGTTTTTCAACACCTGCAGGGATAAGTGAAAGCCAGCGGCTGCAGCCAGAACGCCTTGAGAATTGTTCATGATTTGTTTCCTGTAAAAGAAAACAGGCCTCCCTGACGGAGAAGGCCTGTTCAGGGAGGTGAAGGTAAAAATGGTTCAGAAAGAGTTTTCAGCGTATTCGTGCTGAGCAGCACCAGTCTGGGGCGGCACGGAGTCCGATTCAGCTTTGAAAACCATATCCTGGCCTATCTTGATCCAGTCCACTTTGATTAAGCGGGCTTTCAGGCTGACACGCTGTTCGCCGGCATGCTCGCCTTTGTTCAGCGTAAAGATGTCGGTGGATGGATTACTCAGATTGAATCCCAGCAAAACCTTCTTGTCCTCATCAACGGCCTTATGGCAGCGGGCAATCAGGCTGGTTGCCTCTTTACCGGCAACCACGACATCGAAACGGACATACGACGGGTTATCAGTCGGGCCACTCAGTGCATTAATGACGCAACTGAGAAACGAGCCGTTCTGATGGTTAACCTGTCGGATATTACTGAGATACCCCAGGCCTTTAATGGTCAGATTGAAGTATTCAGTTTTGGCAGTAGTGTTGTTAGCAGACATGATGTTTTCTCCATGGAGGTAAAAGAGGTACGACGGAGAAAACATCAGCCCTGACGGGGGTTGTTTTCCCGTCGGGGAGTCAGAATCAGCTGTATTCTGACAGTCTGGTAAGTTGAGTGAAATGACCTTCATCGCCGCGTCATAGCGCGCCTAAACTAAACTGGCGATATCTGCTTTCAAAGGTGAGCAGGTTTCCCCACAGAATTCTCTGTGCTCTCCCTTCTCAGGGTACGGGAGAGTTTATGTAGCCACCCGAAGGCGTTCCTCACAGACTACAGGAACATTAGTGGTCGTAAAAACGACAGTTCAGCCATGCCATAATTAAACCGCCGTTAAAAAATGTCAACCCAGAACCGATAAAGATAATCGCAATTAACTGTATTTATAGGTAAACCTGCTTCAGGGGGAGCGTATAACAAAAAGGCGCTGTTACCAGCGCCCTGGGGTCAGTACGTAACCCGTGGTCATTATTCTGTTCTCCGGGGAGTATCCATATTCTCCCTGGCGCGGTTTTCACGGAGGTTTCGCGTCTTACAGTCCGGTAGTGTGCAGGTACCGACTGTCGGGCCGGCCAGCGATAAACCCCGTTATAAGTTTACCGGCAGCCCCTCGGCCAGCGGGGTACTCATTGCATCAAAGCCCGGCAACCATAGCAGAACTGGCTCACAATGTGTAGATGGAATCAGTTGCCGGTCGCCGGTGATTTTGCTGATTTTGCTGTAGCGCCTTTTCTCTTACGGGCACCGGCTTTTTTACTTTTCCCGCCGATAATGCCGTTACAGTCCGGATAGCGAATGCATCCCCAGAAATCCCCGTTTTTCCCTTTCCGTTTACGGGTCGGTCCCTTGCAGACCGGGCAGGGCGGCGTGACCGGCGCCGTGATTTTTATTCCCTGACTGCGTCCCTTTTCAATCAGGTGGCGGGTCCACTGCTGTTGCTTCTGCATGAAGACGTCCAGCGACATTTTTCCCTGCGCGATATCGTCCAGCGCCTGCTCCCACAGGGCGGTCATCCCCGGGCTGGTCAGGGTGTCGGGCAATGCGGCAATAAGCTCCCGGGCCAGCTGTGTCGAACGGATATATTTTCCCTTCTTCTCCAGGTAGTTACGTTTAAACAGCGTCTCCAGTACGCCGGCACGGGTCGCTTCCGTACCCAGCCCTGCGTTATCACGCAGCACCTTTTTCAGCTTTGGATCGCTGACCTGGCTGGCCGCGTTCTTCATGGCCGCAATTAATGTACCCTCGGTAAACGGTTTCGGCGGCGCGGTGACTTTATCATCCACCACGGCTCCACTGACCGTACAGCTGTCGCCATTACTCAGTGGTGGCAGTAATGACTGCTCCTCTTCACCTTCAGCGCCGTCTTCCGGTTTTTCTGCCTGGAACAGACTTTTCCAGCCGGTGACCACATTCACTTTTCCGCGGGTTCTGAACAGCTGTCCGCCAATATTGAATGAGGCATCGGTAACATCAGACTCCTGCAACGGCAGGAACTGAGCCAGATAATGCAAACGAATCAGCTGATAGACCTTCAGCTCATCATCACTCAGGCGTGAAATATCAAACGCCTGCCGGGTGGGAATGATGGCATGGTGCGCCGTAATTTTTTTATCATTCCAGACCCGCGAGACAAATTCCCGGTCCAGTTGTGCCAGCACTGGCGCTATCGACGGATCTGATTTAGCAACGGCAGACAATACCTCAGGAATTTCCTGCTGCATGGATGTTGGCAGGTAACCACAATCGGTGCGCGGATAGGTCGTCGCCTTGTGCGTCTCGTACAGCGACTGGGCGATTGAGAGTACCTGCTGGGCACCCAGCCCAAATTTCCGGGAACAGATCTGCTGCAGCGTTCCGAGATCGAAACACAGCGGTGCAGGCATTTTCTCCCGTTTCTGACTGACCTCCAGTACAGCGGCGCTTTTATGCTGCTGACACAGCTGTGCAACCGCCTGTGCAGCCTGTTTATTAATGCAACGCTTTTCATCGTCACAGTACTGAGTAACAGGAACCCAGGTTGCATGGAAACGAATCCCATCCTTCTCAAGTACGGCCTGCACCTGCCACCAGGGAACCGGAACAAAACGGGCAATCTCGTTATCGCGGTTCACCACCATGGCAAGCGTGGGCGTCTGTACCCGTCCGACAGACAATACTTCTGAGATACCGGCATCACGGGCCTTCAGCGTATACAGGCGCGTCAGGTTCATACCAATCAGCCAGTCGGCCTGGCTTCGGCCCTTGCCGGCATCGTACAGTCTGGCGGTTTTTTCTCCGGGCAGAATATTGGCCAGCGCTTCCCTTACGCTGGCTTCATCCAGTGCCGACAG
The sequence above is a segment of the Mixta intestinalis genome. Coding sequences within it:
- a CDS encoding DUF29 domain-containing protein, which gives rise to MGTLYDNDFYGWTQEQADLLRSGQLSELDTQHLLEEIEAMGRSERRELESRLRVLFMHLLKWQYQSERQSRSWKLTIEEQRLQVAELLAENPSLRNRLPGLTESAWRLAIISAERETNIRRSVFPATCPWTFEQVMDPEFWPD
- a CDS encoding single-stranded DNA-binding protein translates to MASRGINKVILVGNLGQDPEVRYMPNNGGAVTTLSLATSEQWRDKQSGEMKEVTEWHRVVIFGKLAEIAGEYLRKGSQVYIEGQLRTRKWQGQDGQDRYTTEVVVSVNGVMQMLGSRSQTSSRSQTGGWGEPQQPSAPAYSGQPAKSQPAKTAQPSAGNAAGEPFGDDIPFVGRGYGTGKSAIYAL
- a CDS encoding STY4534 family ICE replication protein, yielding MSANNTTAKTEYFNLTIKGLGYLSNIRQVNHQNGSFLSCVINALSGPTDNPSYVRFDVVVAGKEATSLIARCHKAVDEDKKVLLGFNLSNPSTDIFTLNKGEHAGEQRVSLKARLIKVDWIKIGQDMVFKAESDSVPPQTGAAQHEYAENSF
- a CDS encoding DNA topoisomerase III, yielding MQLYQLYLCEKPSQAKDIARVLGVSRRGQGFIGDGNTVVTWAIGHLLEQADPESYGEQFGKPWRADVLPVQPERWKMVVKSQTRDQFTVISKLLKQASEVVIATDADREGEVIARELLEYCQYHGPVRRLWLSALDEASVREALANILPGEKTARLYDAGKGRSQADWLIGMNLTRLYTLKARDAGISEVLSVGRVQTPTLAMVVNRDNEIARFVPVPWWQVQAVLEKDGIRFHATWVPVTQYCDDEKRCINKQAAQAVAQLCQQHKSAAVLEVSQKREKMPAPLCFDLGTLQQICSRKFGLGAQQVLSIAQSLYETHKATTYPRTDCGYLPTSMQQEIPEVLSAVAKSDPSIAPVLAQLDREFVSRVWNDKKITAHHAIIPTRQAFDISRLSDDELKVYQLIRLHYLAQFLPLQESDVTDASFNIGGQLFRTRGKVNVVTGWKSLFQAEKPEDGAEGEEEQSLLPPLSNGDSCTVSGAVVDDKVTAPPKPFTEGTLIAAMKNAASQVSDPKLKKVLRDNAGLGTEATRAGVLETLFKRNYLEKKGKYIRSTQLARELIAALPDTLTSPGMTALWEQALDDIAQGKMSLDVFMQKQQQWTRHLIEKGRSQGIKITAPVTPPCPVCKGPTRKRKGKNGDFWGCIRYPDCNGIIGGKSKKAGARKRKGATAKSAKSPATGN